The proteins below come from a single Clupea harengus chromosome 21, Ch_v2.0.2, whole genome shotgun sequence genomic window:
- the ccl27b gene encoding C-C motif chemokine 27b, with protein MDLRGLALILFLSLPTIGAIPKCCVEISPKVPLNILMMVDKYDVQSSQGVCDIDAIKLHVKGKRYCAHPKVLKILQVIEVWRGQRKAHTSWTGI; from the exons ATGGATCTCAGGGGTCTTGCTCTTATCCTGTTTCTCTCATTGCCCACCATAG GTGCCATCCCAAAATGCTGTGTGGAAATATCTCCAAAAGTGCCACTTAACATTCTGATGATGGTGGATAAATATGATGTCCAGAGCAGCCAGGGTGTCTGTGACATTGATGCCATCAA ATTACACGTGAAGGGGAAGAGGTACTGTGCACACCCAAAAGTCCTAAAAATCCTACAAGTGATCGAGGTGTGGCGGGGACAGCGGAAGGCACATACCAGTTGGACGGGTATTTGA
- the LOC105911898 gene encoding pyridoxal phosphate phosphatase: MAGKARGCHKIRGAQIRDLLDSKHNILFDCDGVIWNGEIVVAGAPEVVTLLKQQGKRVFFVTNNCTRPRENYVQKFSRLGFTDVAEEEIFSSAYCSAAYLRDVAKVQGKVFVIGCHGVQKELQDAGVPTVEDVSDAPDVSIYNFPLEPDVKAVLVGYDERFTFMKLAKACCYLRNSECLFLATDPDPWHPLRGGRITPGSGSLTAALETASSRKATVIGKPSRFMYECIASQFDLDPERSLMIGDRLETDILFGANCGLDTMLTLTGVSTLEEAQEYRDSEAPEKKDFVPDYVVDTIGDFLEALED, encoded by the exons ATGGCTGGCAAGGCTCGTGGATGTCATAAAATTCGGGGAGCTCAAATTAGAGATCTTCTCGATTCCAAACACAACATCTTGTTTGACTGCGATGGGGTAATTTGGAACGGTGAAATAGTCGTAGCCGGTGCACCAGAAGTAGTGACTCTGCTCAAGCAACAAGGCAAACGGGTATTTTTTGTCACCAATAATTGCACCAGGCCGAGAGAGAACTACGTACAGAAGTTTTCCAGACTGGGCTTCACTGATGTCGCTGAAGAGGAGATATTTAGTTCTGCGTATTGCTCTGCAGCTTACTTAAGAGATGTAGCTAAGGTGCAAGGTAAGGTGTTCGTCATCGGTTGTCACGGAGTGCAGAAAGAGCTCCAAGACGCCGGGGTCCCCACCGTGGAAGATGTCAGTGACGCCCCCGACGTCAGTATTTACAACTTTCCACTAGAGCCAGACGTGAAAGCAGTCCTCGTTGGATACGACGAACGTTTTACTTTCATGAAACTGGCTAAAGCCTGCTGTTATCTGAGGAATAGCGAATGCCTGTTTCTGGCCACCGACCCTGACCCTTGGCACCCGCTCCGCGGGGGCAGAATCACACCAG GTTCAGGAAGCCTCACAGCAGCCCTGGAGACGGCCAGCAGCCGTAAGGCCACGGTTATTGGGAAGCCCAGTCGCTTCATGTACGAGTGCATCGCCAGCCAGTTTGACCTGGATCCAGAGCGGTCGCTCATGATCGGGGACCGGCTGGAAACTGACATTCTCTTCGGGGCCAACTGTGGTCTGGACACTATGCTGACCCTCACCGGGGTGTCCACTCTGGAGGAGGCCCAGGAGTACCGGGACAGCGAGGCTCCAGAGAAGAAGGACTTTGTGCCTGATTACGTGGTGGACACCATTGGTGACTTCCTCGAAGCCCTGGAAGACTGA
- the mier3a gene encoding mesoderm induction early response protein 3a: MAEASLGSASPVGSLSSEDHDFDPTAEMLVHDYDDERTLEEEEMREGAPNVSAEIADLEKESAMPLEELLAIYRYEASVHTVGGSSVDSSSVELTDELPDMTLDKEEIAKDLLSGDDEETQSSADDLTPSVTSHETTDFFPRTLRSTAIYDGDKESEGEEDGMSPEDSRKEIMIGAEYQADIPSLSCNYDYERAYEDEDQLLWRPDGLPEAKVTDFLREVTLLHTNGGKMEGDLDSGRVRDNEQALYELMKNNFSAHEALDHYNRNGRSSKDEMIPWSEEECRNFEHALLLYEKNFHLIQKHKVTTRTVAECVAFYYMWKKSERFDLFVQQNRFGKRKYSSYPGVTDLMDRLVDEAEGLVAEGSASVCSSSSGRMEPPTDQQINLLNSITASDLSALTSSVASVCNSGDGGTGSCLDSYAFPPALDSLHRSALSHEEPLGVDGGTADCLNLLDAGFYHAELGPLAVCGQGSGVGEDDLERPAAKRLKMGLAAEPYLSEVGVGVGVEFEARSHHITSTKMAVSVTDFGEGGGGGYMGAHTNHLHQHASRQSE; encoded by the exons ATGGCGGAG GCTTCCCTTGGAAGTGCGAGCCCAG TTGGCTCCTTGTCCTCGGAGGATCACGACTTTGATCCCACAGCAGAAATGCTGGTCCATGACTATGACGACGAGCGGActctggaggaagaggagatgagggagggagcGCCAAACGTGAGCGCTGAGATAGCCGATTTGGAAAAG GAGAGCGCTATGCCACTAGAGGAGCTGTTGGCCATCTACAGGTATGAGGCTTCAGTCCACACAGTGGGAGGCTCCAGTGTGGACAGCTCTTCTGTGGAACTAACGGATGAGCTCCCTGACATGACACTAGATAAA GAAGAAATAGCAAAAGATTTGCTGTCGGGGGATGATGAGGAAACTCAGTCCTCGGCAGATGACCTCACCCCTTCCGTCACATCTCATGAAACCACTGACTTTTTCCCCAGAACCCTGCGAT CAACCGCCATATATGATGGTGACAAAGAATcggaaggagaggaggatggaatGAGCCCAGAAGATTCCAGAAAA GAGATCATGATCGGGGCTGAGTATCAAGCTGACATCCCATCTCTGTCCTGTAATTATGACTATGAACGAG CATATGAAGATGAAGATCAGTTGCTCTGGCGACCTGACGGGCTGCCAGAGGCTAAAGTGACTGACTTCCTGCGTGAGGTGACACTGTTGCACACCAACGGAGGCAAGATGGAAGGAGACTTGGACAGCGGTCGGGTGCGAGACAATGAACAG GCTCTTTACGAACTCATGAAGAACAATTTCAGTGCGCACGAGGCCCTTGACCACTATAACCGTAATGGAAGGTCTTCGAAAG ATGAAATGATCCCCTGGTCTGAGGAAGAGTGTCGCAACTTTGAGCATGCACTCCTGCTCTATGAGAAGAATTTTCACctcatacagaaacacaag GTCACAACAAGAACAGTGGCGGAGTGTGTGGCTTTTTACTACATGTGGAAGAAGTCCGAGAGGTTTGACTTATTTGTCCAGCAGAACCGTTTCGGCAAGAGGAAATACAGCAGCTATCCAGGAGTAAC GGACCTAATGGACCGGCTGGTGGACGAGGCGGAGGGGCTGGTTGCCGAGGGTTCTGCCTCCGTCTGCTCCTCCAGCAGCGGCCGCATGGAGCCCCCCACTGACCAGCAGATCAACCTGCTCAACTCCATCACTGCCAGCGACCTGTCAG CCTTGACCAGCAGTGTTGCGTCCGTCTGTAACTCGGGTGATGGGGGCACCGGCAGCTGCCTGGACTCGTACGCCTTTCCGCCGGCACTGGACAGCCTCCACCGCAGCGCTCTGTCCCACGAAGAGCCACTCGGGGTGGATGGCGGCACGGCCGACTGTTTGAACCTGCTGGACGCGGGCTTCTACCACGCCGAGCTGGGCCCACTGGCAGTGTGCGGGCAAGGCTCGGGGGTGGGAGAGGATGACCTAGAGCGCCCGGCCGCCAAGCGCCTGAAAATGGGCCTGGCCGCCGAGCCCTACCTcagtgaggtgggggtgggtgttggGGTGGAGTTTGAGGCCCGGTCGCACCACATTACCAGCACCAAGATGGCGGTCTCAGTCACCGACTTTGGGGAGGGTGGCGGGGGCGGCTACATGGGGGCACACACCAACCATCTCCACCAGCATGCATCACGCCAGTCCGAGTGA
- the LOC105911900 gene encoding 28S ribosomal protein S36, mitochondrial-like yields the protein MAAAGRLAVQAVRHHAPMIKFPNRQVMPRPNVEDMLKSTGNIYMAPSSPMTSLTAKSPPTQISYVHRLSGPADSVATIRELPMKYRRQMLLLEEMEYIQRGGPE from the exons ATGGCAGCAGCTGGGAGGTTGGCTGTGCAG gcCGTGCGCCATCACGCCCCAATGATAAAGTTCCCTAATCGCCAGGTCATGCCGAGGCCAAACG TGGAAGATATGCTGAAAAGTACAGGTAACATCTACATGGCCCCGAGTTCTCCCATGACTTCATTAACAGCCAAATCACCTCCTACTCAAATCAGCTACGTCCACCGCCTGTCTGGTCCAGCTGACAGCGTCGCCACCATCCGCGAGCTCCCAATGAAGTACCGCAGACAAATGCTGCTCCTAGAGGAAATGGAGTACATACAG CGTGGAGGACCCGAGTGA
- the setd9 gene encoding LOW QUALITY PROTEIN: SET domain-containing protein 9 (The sequence of the model RefSeq protein was modified relative to this genomic sequence to represent the inferred CDS: deleted 1 base in 1 codon) has translation MIRAALKTLEVKWKSYRHRFVPWIAVNLQRNERTLRQVTARSEDKTVPDVEVFASLVKLFTALMKNDPIKQEVLSLIHTSVQSIYPQNSSKTQTDPVRVMLDTLGFCIERGPSSLAGTGVFVTEGSVPKGVTVAMYPGTIYQTYEPILLQSFGNPFIFRCIDGVLIDGNDKGISKIVYRSCSGRDRMGPLALSDVSWLQTAQRTNPLAVGQYVNNCSNEKAANVCYQEFDVPEDIPLELHQYLPNVNYRHDIKRPLRCVVLVSLREIHRDEELFSNYYTIVH, from the exons ATGATCAGAGCTGCACTCAAAACGTTAGAAGTCAAATGGAAATCTTACCGCCACCGATTTGTGCCGTGGATAGCTGTAAACCTTCAGAGGAATGAGAG AACTTTGCGCCAGGTGACTGCACGCTCAGAGGACAAGACTGTTCCAGACGTGGAGGTGTTTGCTAGCCTCGTGAAACTATTCACTGCACTGATGAAAAATGACCCAATCAAGCAAGAGGTGCTCAGCCTGATCCATACTTCAGTACAGTCAATTTACCCACAAAACAGCTCTAAAACCCAAACAGACCCAGTTCGGGTGATGCTTGATACGCTGGGTTTCTGTATCGAACGGGGGCCAAGCTCGCTTGCAGGAACAGGTGTCTTTGTGACCGAGGGCTCGGTGCCTAAAGGAGTCACAGTGGCCATGTACCCAG GGACGATTTATCAGACATACGAGCCCATTCTTCTTCAGTCTTTTGGCAACCCTTTTATATTCAGATGCATAGATGGAGTTTTGATTGATGGCAATGACAAAGGAATCTCTAAGATTGTATACAG GTCTTGCAGTGGGCGTGATCGAATGGGTCCACTGGCTCTGAGTGATGTCTCCTGGCTG CAGACAGCCCAGAGAACCAACCCACTGGCAGTGGGGCAGTACGTCAATAATTGTTCCAATG AAAAGGCAGCCAATGTGTGCTATCAAGAATTTGATGTACCAGAAGACATTCCCCTAGAACTGCATCAGTATCTGCCTAATGTGAACTACAGACACGACATAAAGAG GCCCCTGAGATGTGTGGTCCTCGTGTCCCTAAGAGAGATTCACCGTGACGAAGAGCTGTTCTCCAACTACTACACCATAGTGCATTAA